GGAAGGCCGCGCTCCCGCCGCCCGCCACCACCCCCATGTCCAGTTCCCCTTCCCCAATCATCTTCTGGATCCGCCCCGAGCCCTCCCCGAGCACGGAGATGCTCAGCTGGGGGTAGCTCCTTTTGAAGTCCCGGAAGATATCGGGAAAGAAGTAGGCGCTGATCATCGGGGTGATGCCGATCCGCACCTCGCCCCTGGTGAGCCCCTTCAGCTCGGCCATCTCCAGCTCGGCGCCGCGCAGGTCGTCCAGGATGCGCCGGGCGTGCCCCTGGAAGATCTCCCCCTCCGCGGTCAGTGACACCTTCTTGTCCTGGCGGTTGAAAAGGACCACGTCCAGTTCCTCCTCCAGTTTCTTCACCGCCATGCTGACGGCAGGCTGTGCAATGCGCAGCGACTCCGCCGCCTTGGTGAAGTTGCTGAGCCGTGCCACCTCGAGGAAATACCGCAACTGCCTGATGTCCATGTCGCCCCCTGACGATAATCAATTACTATCGAAGCGATAAGCATTATATATTTTTCTTATGATTGAGCAAAGGCTATAGTTGCTTCGAAACGGGCAGGCAACAGCAGGGGAGAATCACCAATGGGATCCATCAAGAGCGGCACCAAAAGATACCGGCAGATCAACTGGGCCTTTTTCTTCGCGGGCTTTGTCACCTTCATCACGTTGTACGACGTGCAGCCGCTGTTGCCGGTGTTCACCCGTGAGTTCGGCGTCAGCGCCATGTTCGCCAGCCTGCCGCTTTCGGTCACCTCCTGCGCCCTCGCCATCTCCATGCTGTTCGCCGGCACCATCTCCGAGACGCTGGGGCGCAAGACCGTGATGGTCGCCTCCCTGGTGACCACCTCCGTCCTGGCGTACCTCACCTCCCACACCCAGAGCCTGGAGCAACTGGTCGCCGTGAGGTTCCTGCAGGGGATCGCGCTGGCCGGGCTTCCCGCCGTCGCACTCGCCTATCTCAGCGAGGAGATCGCCCCCGCCTCGCTCACCTCCGCCATCGGCCTCTACATCAGCGGCAACGCCATCGGCGGCATGACCGGCAGGATCTTTACCGCCACCATGGCCGAGGCCACCTCCTGGCGCACGGCCTTGGCCGTAATCGGCGTGGCCTGCTTCGTGTTGAGCCTCTATTTCGCCAGGAGCCTCCCCCCCTCCGAGAACTTCAAGAAGCGCCCCTTCGCGGCGCGCTACCTGTTCAGCTCCTTGTACCGGCAATTGCAAGATCCCGGGCTGATCTGCCTGTACGGTATCTCCTTCCTTATCATGGGGAGCTTCGTGACCCTGTACAACTACATCACCTTCAGGCTTCTGGGTGCGCCGTACCACCTCCCCGCCTCGCTGGTGAGCCTCATTTTCCTGGTCTACATGCTGGGCTCCTTCAGTTCCTCCATGATCGGGGTGCAGGTGGAGCGTTTCGGACGGGGCCGGATGCTTTTTCTCACCATAAGCACCATGGTCGTCGGGGCGCTCTTCACCGTGAGCCGTGACCTGGGCACTATCGTCACCGGCATCGCCATTTTCACCTGCGGTTTCTTCGGCGCCCACACCATCGCCTCCAGTTGGGTCGGCAGCCGCGCCAAAACCGCCCGGGCGCAAGCCGCGTCACTCTATCTCTTCTTCTACTATCTCGGTTCCAGCGTTTCCGGCACCGTCGGCGGTGTGTTCTGGACCTCCTTCGACTGGCAGGGCGTGGTGCTCCTGATCATGGGGCTCCTGGGAACCGGGCTGGTACTGCTGAAATTCCTCACCAGTTGTGCCGAAGGCGACTGCCCCGCCCGCAGCGCCGTTGCCACCCTCGACGTCCTGCGCAGCTAAGTACTCAAGTTCCTGTCGTGCCTGCCGATAAAAGCCTCAGAAGTCAGGAGGAACACGGCATGCAGGAACTTATTCGAGTAGCGGACGGGGTAGCCATCCCCCTGGAAATGTTAGGCACCTGGGACAAGGTCTCCGAGTTGGCGTCGAAGTACGGTCGAGTCTTCGAGGCCGACTTGGGGCGGCTCGGGTTCAACCTGCGTCCCATCTACCATCTCAACAACTACATCGGCGGCGAGCAGGCCATAGCCTTTGGCACAGCCACCTCTTCGAGGCTGCAGTTCGTGCTGCGCCCCGACATCTACAAAGCCATGGTAGGCAGCATAGTTCACTAGGGCGCGGCGTCGCATGGTCCCCCACCGTACGACGCTCTGCCTCCCCCCATCCCCTCTGCTCCTATCATTCCCCTGCTTTCCCTAACTCCCATCATCGCCCACAAGACAAAAAAGATCCCCAAACCCACAAACCCGGTTTTTATGACTTAGGTCAAGGTCGCAGTCGACATTAGCCGTTACAGTCACATCATCGAAGCGGCACACAGGAGCCGATAGCTGCCACAGCGACCGCTTCAATAGATCAAAACGAAACCAGGAGAATGGATGAAGAGCTTTTTGAAAAACCTTTTCGGTATGGGAACCACAACTCAAAACAACGCTAAGGAGGAAGTAATGGACAACATGTTTTGCTACCAGTGTGAACAAGCCGCCAACGGCGGTTGCTCCAAAGTCGGTGTCTGCGGCAAGAAGCCGGAAGTAGCGGCTCTGCAGGACCTGCTCATCTACAACCTGAAAGGGATCGCCTTCTGGGCCAACCTCGCCCGCGAGAAAGGCGCCAAGGATGCAGCCATCGACCGCTTCATGCTGGACGGCCTCTTCACCACCGTGACCAACGTCGACTTCGACGCCGAAGAAATCGCCAAGCTGGTACGTGAAGCAGCCACCCTGCGCAACCAGGCACAGGCGCTCTACGAGAAAGCCAACGGCGCAGCGTACACTGGCACCGTACCCGAGGCTGCACAACCGTTCCACGCCGGCACCACCTCCGAGCTCGTTGCACTGGGCGCCAAGCACGGCGTCAAGAGCGAAGAGATCGACGCCGACGTCCACTCCGTCAAGGAAATCCTCATCTACGGCATGAAAGGCTACGCAGCCTACGCCCACCACGCCCTGGTGATCGGCCTCGAGAACGACGAGATCTACGCCTTCACCCACAAGGCTCTCGCCGCCACCCTCGACCTGAAACTGGGCCTCATGGACTACGTCGGGCTCTCCATGGAGTGCGGCAGGATCAACCTGGTCACCATGGAACTCCTCGACAAGGCCAACACCGACAGCTTCGGCCACCCGGTCCCGACCCCGGTACAGCTCGGCACCAAGGCGGGCAAGGCGATCCTCGTTTCCGGCCACGACCTGCGCATGCTTGAAGAGCTCCTGAAGCAGACCGAAGGCAAAGGGATCAACATCTACACCCACGGTGAGATGCTCCCCGCCCACGGCTACCCGGGCCTCAAGAAGTACGTCCACTTGGCCGGCAACTTCGGCGGTGCATGGCAGGATCAGGCCAAGGAATTCGTTGACTTCCCCGGCGCCATCATCTTCAACACCAACTGCATCCAGCGCCCGGCCGAGAGCTACAAAGACCGTCTCTTCACCTGGGGCCTGGTCCAGTGGCCGGACGTCAAGAACATCAACGGCTGGGACTTCTCCCCGGTCATCGAGAAGGCGCTCTCCCTCCCCGGCTTTGAAGAAGCTCCGGGCAAAGAGATCCTCACCGGCTTCGGGCACAACGCAGTGCTCGGCGTAGCCGACAAGGTCATCGACGCGGTCAAAGCTGGCCAGATCCGTCACTTTTTCCTGATCGGCGGCTGCGACGGCGCCAAAACCGGCCGTAACTACTACACCGATTTCGCCGAGAACGTACCGAGCGACTGCGTCATCCTGACCCTGGCCTGCGGCAAGTACCGCTTCAACAAGCTCGACTTCGGCGACATCGGCGGCATCCCGCGCCTGCTGGACATCGGCCAGTGCAACGACGCCTACTCCGCGATCCAGATCGCCGTGGCCCTTGCCGGCGCCTTCAACTGCGGCGTCAACGACCTGCCGCTCTCCTTCATCCTCTCCTGGTACGAGCAGAAGGCAGTGGCGATCCTGCTCACCCTGCTCCACCTGGGCGTGAAGAACATCAAGCTGGGACCGAGCCTGCCGGCCTTCATCACCCCGAACGTGCTGAACTTCCTGGTCGAGAACTTCAACATCGGCCCGATCGGTACCGCCGAAGGCGACCTGAAGCAGATCCTCGGCTAGTCGAACCAACTGCAGCATGAACAACAAAGGCGGCCCCGGTAACTACCGGGGCCGCCTTTTGTTTTAGCTCTCTCGCTCGGACTCCTCCCCCCGGAGGGGGGAGGCTGGGAGGGGGGAAGAAGGGGGAGGATTCTTACTCTTCTTTCTTGTCCTCATCTGAAACCATTGTCACACTCTCGCAGATGATCTTCTTGCTGTCCTGCATGTCCGAGTATTTGAAGCCGCCGCCCAGCGTGGTCGGCGAGCAGACGTTATCGGGTGAATTGGCATTGACCAGGCAGATCGCGCAGGTCACGGTGGGGTTGTCGGTGAGCTTTTCCACTTCCTGCACCAATCCTTTGCTGTGCAAAAAGCAGATGTGGTGTTCGTGATCCCCTGCGCAGATGCATTTATCGTTGGCGTCCATCGGGTTCCCCCTGTTGTTTTCTCTTAAGCGCCGTCTCTGAAAACGGCACATCGAATATGCTATCCCTTTTGCTTTTCCCTGTCATCTGACAACTTGTCCATCTATCTCCTGCTATTTCTGCATCGGTTTTTTCTTCTGTTTGAGCGCGTCCTTCAGCCGCTGCTGTGCCTGGGCGATCAACATTTGCTGCGTCCCTTCGCCACTGTCGCCTTCCCGCGGCTGGCGCTGCACGTAACTGCCGTCGGGCTGCATGTCCCACGCGGAACGGCGGTCGGCATCGTGGCAATCCAGCACGGTCCGCAACTCCGCGGTCAGTTCGGGCGCGGTGACCGGGCAGAGCACCTCCACGCGGGCCTCCAGGTTCCGTTTCATGGCATCGGCCGATGAGATGAAATATTCCTCGGCACCACCGTTTCTGAAGTAGTAGATCCGGGCATGTTCCAGGAAGCGCCCGACGATGCTGGTGACCCGGATGTTGTCCGACAGCCCCGGAACACCTGGACGCAACCGGCAGGTGTCGCGCACATACAGGTCGATCTTCACCCCCGCCATCGACGCCCGGTACAGCGCCTTGACGATGTCGCCATCCTCCAGCGCGTTCATCTTGAACCGTATCAGCCCGCCCCCGTTTTGCCGGTGCAGCTCCACCTCGCGCTCGATGCGCGTCAGCAGGGCCTTCTTCAAGAGCTTGGGCGCGGGCATAACGGCGCGGTAGTTCCGTTTCGCCGTGAAGCCGGTGGTCAGGTAGTTGAAGAGCTCGGTGACATCCTGGGCGATGGCATCGTCGCAGGTGATGATGCCGACGTCGCTGTAGATGCGTGCCGTTTCGGTGTGGTAGTTCCCCGTGCCGATGTGGACGTAGCGCCTGAGCCCCTGGAAGTCCTGGCGCACCACCAGGATCACCTTGCAGTGGGTCTTGAGGCCGACTACGCCGTAGGTGACGTGGATGCCCGCCTCTTCCATCACCTCGGCCAGGTGGATGTTGGTAGCCTCGTCGAAGCGTGCCTTCAGCTCCACGACCACCGCCACCTGCTTGCCGTTTTGCGCCGCCTGCACCAGCGCGTCGATGATACGCCCCTGGATGGAGGTGCGGTACAGGGTCATCTTGATGGCGCGCACCTTGGGATCGTTGGCCGCCTCGCGCAGGAATCGCTCCACCGAGGTGGAAAAGGAGACGTAAGGGTGCTGCAACAGCACGGAACCGAGGTCGCGGATGGTGTGGAAAATGTTCCGCTCGGCGGTAAGCTGCGGGTGGTCGATCGGGTGGTGCGGCGGTTCGTGCAGGCGCGGGTAATCGAGCTTCGAGATCTCGAAGAGGTCGCGCAGGGCCAGCATGCCGGTAACCTCGAGGACGTCGTTTTCTTCGTCCAGTTCCAGTTCTGCCGCCAGGCGCCCACGATGCAGCGGCTCCATCCCCGCTCCCACCTCGAGCCGGACGATGGGGGCGAACTTGCGCTCCTTCAACTCCGACTCGATCATGGACATCAGGTCGTCCGCTTCTTCCTCGTCCTTCTCGGTGTTGGCGTTCCTGGTGACGCGGAAGATCTCGCAGGAGACGATGAGCATGCCGGGGAACAGCATGTCCAGGTTGTTCATCATCACCTGCTCGATCGGGATGAAGTGGTCACCTTTGCCGACCCGGATGAAGCGCGGCGTCCCCAGGCCGATGGGCACCTTGACCCGCGCCAGGGTGTGCTCGCGCGATTTCGGGTAGCGCAGCGTCACCAGGAGGTTGAGCGAGAGATTGGAGATGAACGGGAAGGGGTGGGCAGGGTCGATCGATTGCGGCGTCAGCAGCGGGTAGATGTTGCTGTAGTAGTGCTCGCGTAACTGCTTCTTCTCTTTGGGGGACAGGGTGTCATAGCTCTCGATGACGATCCCCTTCCCTTCCAGCAGTTCCCGCACTTGGCGGAAGGCCTCCCGCTTGGTGGCCTCGATCTCCCGGACCGAGGCATTGCATTCGACGACCTGCTGGCGCGGCGTCCGGCCGTCCAGGGTCAGTTCGTGCAGCCCCGCGCCGATCTGCTGCTTTAAGCCGCCGATCCTCTTCATGGCGAATTCATCGAGGTTGGAACTGACAATGGCTATGAACTTGAGCCGCTCCAACAATGGGGTGCGCTCGTCCATCGCCTCGTGCAGCACGCGGCGGTTGAACTCGAGCCACGTCAGCTCGCGGTTCAAGAACCAGCGGCTCTCGCCCAGATCAAACTCCGGGGGCTCGATCCCGTTGGCATCTTTGGGCTTGGGCGGCTGATTCGCGCCCGGCTTTACCGCCTTGGCAGCCTTGGGCTTGGCAGCCTTAGTCTTGGTCGTCTTTGACTCGGCAGCCTTGGTAGATTTGGTCGCTTTGGCGGCTTTGGTCCCCTTCGCGTCCCGGGTTGCCTTGTCATCAGCCTTGGGAGTTTTCCCCATCTTGGATGGTTTGGCGCCCTTTGCTTTGCCAGCCTTCCCCCCTTTTCCCGGCTTCGCCACCTGCTGCACCCCCGTGGGCTCTTGCCGGCCAGCGGCGCCGACCGGGGCCGAAATCACCGTCACAGTACCGTCAATGAAATGGGGATTGTTCTCTGAGGGATGGTCGGCTGACTCAAGATCCCGCATCCCGTGGATTTCCGGAATATCCAGCACGCTCTGAACGGGAGGCTGTTGCTCGTCTATGAGGTTGAAGACGTCCTCTTCTTGCTGAATCTTCTGGGGTACGACAGGCTTGGTCTCCATGACCTTACTCTCCGGAACTGTAGGATAGTAATTATTATTTCATTATTATCTAACTTAGGCAACTGGCTCACCAGTATTGCCTACCATGGAAAGAGAAAGCCCCCCGCCGGTGCTGTTGGTATGTCACCGATTCGGGGGCCTTTCCCTGTTGCCGTTACCGATTTTGCTTCTTTATTCCACAGGCGGAATCTTTCGCGCCCGGGCCGCCCTCTTTCTCAATATCTTCATAACCTCAGCCGAACTTAGTTCTCTCTCCTTCTGCTTGCGCCGCTCCACGATGACCACAACCGGCGCTCCATCTTCCTTGCCATCCCTTTCACCCATGGTCCACCTCCAGCTGCGGCGCCATCTGCGCCGCAGCATCCGGTTAATGGCAAACATTTTATCTTCATTGCCCCTCCCCGCCACCCTCTGCGTCAATTTGCTTATCCAGTGCCCGCCTCTATAATCCTTAGGTCCAATCACAGCCCCCAAGGAAACCAATGAAGATACTCCTTTTGGCCATGCCGGACGCCGCCAACAACTTCCACCGCATCATCAAGGTCCCCAACCTGGGGCTCTGTTCGATCGCGGCCCATCTCAAGCTGCACGAGGTGAAGGTGGTGGACCTGGTGCTGGTGCATCGCGACATCAAGGCGTGGCTGCAGCGCTTCCTGTGCGAGTTCCGCCCAGACGTGGTCGGCATCAGCAGCATGAGCTTCCAGTACGAAAGCGCCCTCAAGGTGATGTCTATCTGCCGTGCCAGCCTCCCCCACGTCAAGCTGGTGCTGGGGGGGTACCACGCCACGCTCGCCTACCGGGAGCTCTGCCAGGATGCGTCCCCTTTTGACTTCCTGGTGCGCGGCGAGGGGGAGCACGCCTTCCCGGCGCTACTGGAGGCGCTGGATGGACAACGCTCCTTCTTCGATGTCCCCGGCCTGTCGTGGCCCCGTCATGGCACGTTCGTCCACAATCCCACCGCTGGTTTGGCGGATCTGTCCCAACTCCCCCTGCCGGCCCGCGAAGCCCGCGTCCTCGACGGCTTCACCTATTTCGACCGCAAGCTCGATTGTGTCGAGACATCGCGTGGCTGCACCATGACCTGCACGTTCTGCTCGATCACCGGGATGTACGGAGCCAGCTTCCGCTGCCATCAGATCGATCGGGTCATCAAGGACCTTAAGGTCCTGCAAAAAAGGGGAACCCGGACCGTGCTGTTGGTGGACGACAACATCACCCTGGACAGCCGCCGCTTCACTATGCTCGCGCAGGCAATCGTGGAGCACGGACTGAACAGCATGGAGTACCTGGTGCAGGCCTCGGTGGCTGGCATCGTCGCCGATCCCGAGCTGATACCGGCGCTCGCGAAGGCGAACTTCGCCCTGGTGTTCCTGGGCATCGAATCGGTGCTCCCGCAAAACCTGGCCCTCTTTAGGAAGGGGGACATCAGGGCTAAAACGGAACGAGCGGTGGGCTTGCTGCGGCAGCACGGCATCGGCGTGATGGGGGGATTCATCATCGGCAACCCTGACGACGGCCCCGAGGAGATCCGGGAGGTTTTCCGCGCCTCACGCCGGCTGGGAATCGACCTCCCCTACGTGCAGTGCGTGACCCCGTATCCCGGTACCAGAATCAGGGAGGAACTTTTGCAGGCGGGCCTGGTGACCAACCCCGACCGGCTGAGCAGGTACACCGGCTTCATGTGCAACGTGAGGACGAAACGGCTGACCGTGGGGCAATTAAACCGGATCATGAATTGGGAGAACCTGAAGGCTTTTCTGAGCCCAGCCATGTTCGTCGGCAACTACTTCGTCAGGAAGCGCGAAAAAGGCGGACTGAAAGTACTCCTGAACAACCTGGACTTGGTCCGTGGCTTTTTCACCGGCGACCAATTCCGCTCGCGACACAGGTTCTGAACGGGGCCCCAGATTTAAGCCTTCCTTAACAGGCAAGCATGCGCCGAGAGGCCGGCGCCGTAAGCGAGGAGGACGCACCACTGACCGGCGCCGACGCCCTCCTGCAGCATCTCGTCCAGCACGAACCAGACCGTGGGAGAGGACATGTTGCCGTATTGGTACAGGACCCGCCGCGTCGCTCGGAGCAGCTCTTCCGGTATCCCCACCTGATCCCGCACCGCGTTGATCACCTTCTCCCCACCGGTGTGCAGTGCCCACCCTCCGATGTCCTTTTTGCTGAGCGCCGACAAGGCGAGCAGATCGTCCACCACGTCGGCCGCGGCCTTGCCGACCAGCTTGGGAAGGTCGGTCGACAACTGGTTGTGCAACTGCCCACCTTTGTGCACGAACCGTATCGCCTCCCGCTGCTCCGGTACATAACGCCCGGTCGAGCTGTGCAGTTCGAAGCCGGTCGGCTTTTCCCACAGCACCGCTGCGGCGGCTCCATCACCAAAAAGGGCGTTGGACAAGATCAGGCTCAGGTCGTTGCCCATTTGGAACGCGGCGCTGCAGATTTCCACCGCGACACTCACCACAACCCCACCTGTCATCCTCAGTATCGACTCCGCCACCTGGAGGTTTGGAATGGCGCCGCCGCAGCCGCTGCCGACCAGGTCGTACAGCCGGGCCCGGGGGGAGAGCCCCAGGCGTTGCGCCAGGTAGGTCGAGATCCCGGGACAGATGTATCCGGTGCAGGTGTTGACCACCAGCCCGTTCACCTCCTGAACGGAGAGTCCCACCTTTTCCAGTGCCCCGGTCACCGCCTGGGCTGCCAAGTTCACCGACTCACGGGTGAAGCGCTCCACCCTCTCGTCTTGGCTTTCCTCGAAGATGCGGCCAGGATGGTCCACGGCGAAATGCCGCTTCGCGATGCTCGGGTGCTCGAAGGTGGCCCGGATCAGCCCCATGCTCCTCGGAGTGAGAGTTTCCTTGAAGTGCTCCCGGACCAGGTCGGCCGCAGATCTCTGGCTTACACTGAAATGGGGTACGGCTGACACTATCGACGCGACGTAGGCTCTTGCATTGGTCATTCTCCCCTCCTCCCTGCCATGCCCCACAGTGTGCCGGAGTACATATCATCGAAAGCGTTCTGGTACAGCTGCAGCATCTCCCGCCGGTACCCTTCATCGACCCGCACGGCGCGCCTGGTCCAGTTTTCACAGTAGCCGCACCGGGAGCAATCGCTGGTCCGGCAGTCGATCTCCCTGATGCCGTCCAGGAAGCCGTCCAAAAGCCTGTTGTCGATGTAGACCGGGTCCCAGTCAAGCTCCGCCACCAGGCCGCGTTTCTCTGCCAGCCGCTTCAGGCGGAATAGGCCCGTCTGCCTCACCGCCATCGGCCTGAAGAAGAACTTGGCGAACCGCCTGACGTCCAACAGACCGCCCCCCTTCGTCGAAGATTTCTTGTAGCCATAGGGCTGGATCAGATCCAACAGGTTCCCCTCGAAATATCCCTCCGCATAGGCCCGCACGCGGGCCGCCAGCACCGCAGTCGGCGCACCGCGCTCCAGGATCTTGAAGGAGCTGAAGCCGAGGTCGGTATATGCCTTGAGATCCTCCGGCCTGATGAACTCGGAGCGCAGATAGTGCGACGGGTCGGCGAGTTTGAGGGCGGAGCATTTGAGCGCGCAGTAGTCGATCATGAAGCCGCCGGTCGCGTGCCCCTGCTGAGAGGCATGGGAGAGGTTCACCATGTGCTGCCCTGACAGCGGGCAGAAGATGAGGCAATTGGAATTGGCGATCAGCTGCAGCTCCAGCCCGACCGCCTCTCGGATCGAGCGCAGCACGGCAAAGTCGCGGTTGACCGCGATCGATTCCAAGGTGATGCAATCCGCCCCGAGATCTTCCCAGAACTTCGCCTTCGCTACGCAGTCGACCCGGGCGTAGACGCCGACGCGCACCTTGAGGCGCGGATACCGCTTCTTGATGATGGGGAGCAAAAAGGGAAGGGAAACCGTGACTGACGTGACGCCGCACTCCTCCACGAAGCAGAGCAGACACTCCAGCTCTGCCTGGCCTCTGCGGATGAACTCCCGGTTGTCCATGCAGGCGGGGTTCAACAAGTAATTGAAAGCAATGCCGCGGCGCGCCGCGTCCTGTACGTGCGCCCGGAACCGCGCCTTGGTCAGGGGCGCCAGCATGAACGACGCTCGGCCGCCCCCGACGCTGTCGGCAGGGAGCTTGCCAAACAACTCTGCAACCGGAAACCCATCCAGCGCCGGCAGGAGGTCGGCTTCAAAATTGGTGGCAACGGAAAACTTCATAAGCTCTTCCCTGAAACGACCAGCAGCCAGAAAGGCTCGCGGTGCACCTCGACCGAGGCCGCTCCAGCCTTCACCGCCCATTCCCTAAGCTCGTCGTCGGTAAAGGCCTTAAGGACAGAAAGTGGGCCGTCGTAGCGGGTCATCCGATTGCTGGTGAAGATCCTGGTGAGCAGGTAGATGAGGCTGTAGGCGATCCAGCTCCTGCGCAGGTCCATGACGATGAAGCCGCGCCGTGCCACCCGGAGCATCTCCCTCATGACCGTTACCGCTTCCGGCTCCTTCAGGTGATGCAGCGTCTTGCTGCAGAGCACGATATCGAAGCTGTGGTCTCGAAAAGGGAGTTGCAGGGCGTCCGCCACCAGCAACTTGATCTCGGGATATCCGGAAGCATATTCGCGTGCGATTTCAAGGACCCGGCTGTTGAGGTCGAGGCCCGTCACCTGCATGTCGATCCCGTTCTTTCTGCCCCACTCCACCAGGGCAACAGGGAGATCAGCCGAACCGGTCGCGACGTCGAGCACGGAAATCTGCCGCCGCCCGTCTATCTTCCTGGAGAGGTGCTTGAACAGCGCCCGGGTGTCACCCAGGTAGCGGTTGACCATCCTCAGGTCGGCGAGGCTCCCGGCCAGTTCCTCCTGGGTGCACACCTCGGGAGGAAGATCGAGAAACTCGAGGGCCGTTCTTTTGCGGGGGATGAAGGACATAGCGCTCAAAAACCTCCACGTACAATTACCGCCGTACCGTACCACCCTCCCCCCGCCACTTGAGCACCCTTTTGGCATATCCGGCGTAGCGCCAGAAAGGGGTCGGCAGGCCGACAGCGGTGCCGATACGACGCAGGGTGCCCAGTACCGGGGCCTGGGTATCGGTGAGGTGGATACAGCGGCCATGACGTACACCTTGGTCCAGGAGGACCCGGGCCCGTTCCGGGGTGAGCTTTGGGGAGAAATAGAAAGACGGCATCAGCAGGTCGTCGTCCGCCTGCAGCGTCCCCTCCCGCAGCGCGAGCCGATGCAGCCCCGTTCCCGGATAAATACGTATTCCCGTGGTGATGAAGGCCGCGTCCTTGCTGCCGACGTGGCGGTTCAGAAAGGCCACCGTCCGCCCCAGCGTCTCTTCGTCCTCCTGGGGCGCACCGATGAGGAAACACCAGAGCGCCCGTAGTTGGGAACGGCCCAACAGCTCCGCGGCGCGGTTCACCTCGTCCTCGTCAAAGCCCTTCTGCAACGCCGCCAACGTGGCTCCTGCTGCACTTTCAGGGGTGATCACGAGGGAGGTCATCCCGGCGCGCTCCATGAGGCGCAGCTGCCCCGCTGTCAATCGTTTCGGGGATAGAGAGGAGGCGCAGAAGCGTGCCTTCATACCACGCCTCAGTACCTCTTCCAGCAGCAACTCCAGGTAACCCTCCGGCTCGTTGAAGATGCTGTCCACGAACTCGAACTCCCGCGCTGTGGTGCGACGCATGGACTCCATGATTTCATCCACCACCTCGACCGGGTCCCGCACCCGCCAACTCGATCCTTCTATCATGCGGTAGGTGCAGTAAAGGCAGCGCTGGGCGCAGCCCCGCTTGCCCTGCACGGGGAGCACCGGTTCCTGCGCCAGGTACTTCCCAGCATCGACCCAACCGTGCAACCGTGGCATCACGTACGCCTCGCCGGCTACCGCAGCGGCATCATCTTGTCGCCGCTGCGCTCCCGTCCTGGACACCACCCCCGCCACCTGGCCGGCTGCGTCGGCATCCGGCGCGCTGAAAAACTGCACGGCAGCCACCTCACCCTCCCCCACCACGGCATAATCAAGATCCAAATATTCCAGGACCTGGTGTGGCAGGATGCTGACCCCGGCTCCTCCGATCAGGATCCGGGCGTTGGACCGCGCCTTGATCAGGCGCACCACGTCCCGTAGTTCCGGCAGGTACGACTTGGGTGCGAGCAGGTTACAGTTGTCAAGATTCCTGACGGAAAGGCCGATGCCGTCCGGGGCGAAGCCCGCCAGGGCATCGGCGACGGCAGTCAGCGGGTCCGGCAGGAAACAGAGATCGAGTAACTTGACGTGGAAGCCCGCCAGCCGCAGCGCTTCGGCCACCCAGGCTGCCCCGATGGGAACCGCCGGTTGCGGGGCGGTCTCCCGATTCGTGCTTATCATGAGGATTCGGGACGACACGTGGTTCATACTCCGGTACTGTACTCTATGGTCGCCTAGCAGGTTGAAAAAACCATTGAATGCCATAAGTACCGGGAGTACAATGGTTCTTATGGAGGGACGCAACAACCAACATCTCTGACAACTAACTCAAAAACAACTCCAGATGCATGAAGCGACATCTGGGGTTGGTAACTGACGTCCGGTAGGCCAAGCCGAAAGGCTCATAGATCTCGTCCGTTATGGCATAAAAAGATCTG
The sequence above is a segment of the Geomonas agri genome. Coding sequences within it:
- a CDS encoding LysR family transcriptional regulator — translated: MDIRQLRYFLEVARLSNFTKAAESLRIAQPAVSMAVKKLEEELDVVLFNRQDKKVSLTAEGEIFQGHARRILDDLRGAELEMAELKGLTRGEVRIGITPMISAYFFPDIFRDFKRSYPQLSISVLGEGSGRIQKMIGEGELDMGVVAGGGSAAFPPTLEVRRFLREEIVVCVPPDHPFASRQAVTLTEFIGEPLVFYKEGYYIREFFLEALKGTGSTPKIIFETNLFSLVKSLVRNGTGISIFLKMVVAEDTDLAAVSFDPPLHLDLLIAWKKDTYLSLANRAFVDFLLEHAPGERDREPG
- a CDS encoding MFS transporter: MGSIKSGTKRYRQINWAFFFAGFVTFITLYDVQPLLPVFTREFGVSAMFASLPLSVTSCALAISMLFAGTISETLGRKTVMVASLVTTSVLAYLTSHTQSLEQLVAVRFLQGIALAGLPAVALAYLSEEIAPASLTSAIGLYISGNAIGGMTGRIFTATMAEATSWRTALAVIGVACFVLSLYFARSLPPSENFKKRPFAARYLFSSLYRQLQDPGLICLYGISFLIMGSFVTLYNYITFRLLGAPYHLPASLVSLIFLVYMLGSFSSSMIGVQVERFGRGRMLFLTISTMVVGALFTVSRDLGTIVTGIAIFTCGFFGAHTIASSWVGSRAKTARAQAASLYLFFYYLGSSVSGTVGGVFWTSFDWQGVVLLIMGLLGTGLVLLKFLTSCAEGDCPARSAVATLDVLRS
- the hcp gene encoding hydroxylamine reductase, which produces MDNMFCYQCEQAANGGCSKVGVCGKKPEVAALQDLLIYNLKGIAFWANLAREKGAKDAAIDRFMLDGLFTTVTNVDFDAEEIAKLVREAATLRNQAQALYEKANGAAYTGTVPEAAQPFHAGTTSELVALGAKHGVKSEEIDADVHSVKEILIYGMKGYAAYAHHALVIGLENDEIYAFTHKALAATLDLKLGLMDYVGLSMECGRINLVTMELLDKANTDSFGHPVPTPVQLGTKAGKAILVSGHDLRMLEELLKQTEGKGINIYTHGEMLPAHGYPGLKKYVHLAGNFGGAWQDQAKEFVDFPGAIIFNTNCIQRPAESYKDRLFTWGLVQWPDVKNINGWDFSPVIEKALSLPGFEEAPGKEILTGFGHNAVLGVADKVIDAVKAGQIRHFFLIGGCDGAKTGRNYYTDFAENVPSDCVILTLACGKYRFNKLDFGDIGGIPRLLDIGQCNDAYSAIQIAVALAGAFNCGVNDLPLSFILSWYEQKAVAILLTLLHLGVKNIKLGPSLPAFITPNVLNFLVENFNIGPIGTAEGDLKQILG
- the ppk1 gene encoding polyphosphate kinase 1, with the protein product METKPVVPQKIQQEEDVFNLIDEQQPPVQSVLDIPEIHGMRDLESADHPSENNPHFIDGTVTVISAPVGAAGRQEPTGVQQVAKPGKGGKAGKAKGAKPSKMGKTPKADDKATRDAKGTKAAKATKSTKAAESKTTKTKAAKPKAAKAVKPGANQPPKPKDANGIEPPEFDLGESRWFLNRELTWLEFNRRVLHEAMDERTPLLERLKFIAIVSSNLDEFAMKRIGGLKQQIGAGLHELTLDGRTPRQQVVECNASVREIEATKREAFRQVRELLEGKGIVIESYDTLSPKEKKQLREHYYSNIYPLLTPQSIDPAHPFPFISNLSLNLLVTLRYPKSREHTLARVKVPIGLGTPRFIRVGKGDHFIPIEQVMMNNLDMLFPGMLIVSCEIFRVTRNANTEKDEEEADDLMSMIESELKERKFAPIVRLEVGAGMEPLHRGRLAAELELDEENDVLEVTGMLALRDLFEISKLDYPRLHEPPHHPIDHPQLTAERNIFHTIRDLGSVLLQHPYVSFSTSVERFLREAANDPKVRAIKMTLYRTSIQGRIIDALVQAAQNGKQVAVVVELKARFDEATNIHLAEVMEEAGIHVTYGVVGLKTHCKVILVVRQDFQGLRRYVHIGTGNYHTETARIYSDVGIITCDDAIAQDVTELFNYLTTGFTAKRNYRAVMPAPKLLKKALLTRIEREVELHRQNGGGLIRFKMNALEDGDIVKALYRASMAGVKIDLYVRDTCRLRPGVPGLSDNIRVTSIVGRFLEHARIYYFRNGGAEEYFISSADAMKRNLEARVEVLCPVTAPELTAELRTVLDCHDADRRSAWDMQPDGSYVQRQPREGDSGEGTQQMLIAQAQQRLKDALKQKKKPMQK